In a single window of the Halobaculum lipolyticum genome:
- a CDS encoding homing endonuclease associated repeat-containing protein, whose translation MNERGAVSGYTVADEFGTWNDGLRAAGLDPQYHADISKSALLTAITTLAEELGHAPRQRTWIERGKYGLDAVVDRFGTWTAAVEAAGYTPISQVHVNGKVPTRTIIESIRSVAENLDRAPTGSEFREHGAVTPQTVKNRFGSFRAGIRAAGFEPHEPRAYSKEVLLEAVQSLAEELGRPPTTGEMDELGAVAASTVANRFTSWNAALEAAGLGVNRESNITDADLARSLRRLGCQLGRPPEYTDHHRARYTVTTYQNRFGTWANAAAAAGYDTSVSEPRHPRYYGPNWTEQREAALQRDAFVCQMPGCDVDQKIHFEKYGCELHVHHIQPLRGFTQESGYARFDHANTLNNLVTLCADHHPVWELMVPLVPDTRHLDD comes from the coding sequence ATGAACGAGCGTGGTGCGGTCTCTGGATACACCGTCGCCGACGAGTTCGGCACTTGGAACGACGGACTCCGGGCGGCGGGACTGGACCCACAGTATCACGCCGACATCAGTAAATCGGCTCTCCTCACGGCGATCACTACACTCGCAGAAGAACTCGGACATGCACCCCGGCAACGAACGTGGATAGAACGCGGGAAGTATGGACTCGATGCAGTTGTAGATCGGTTTGGGACGTGGACGGCTGCTGTGGAAGCCGCCGGGTACACCCCGATCAGTCAGGTGCATGTGAACGGGAAAGTCCCAACTCGGACGATCATCGAATCGATCCGGTCGGTGGCCGAGAACCTCGACCGAGCCCCAACAGGGTCTGAGTTCCGTGAGCATGGAGCTGTAACTCCCCAAACGGTCAAGAACCGATTTGGATCCTTTCGTGCTGGAATCCGCGCCGCAGGATTCGAGCCCCACGAGCCGCGTGCATACTCCAAGGAAGTACTGTTGGAAGCGGTGCAGAGCCTTGCTGAAGAACTCGGCCGACCGCCTACGACCGGTGAAATGGACGAACTCGGAGCGGTCGCAGCGAGCACGGTAGCTAATCGGTTTACATCTTGGAACGCCGCCTTGGAGGCCGCTGGACTCGGCGTGAACCGGGAATCGAACATCACGGATGCAGATCTCGCTCGCTCACTCAGACGGCTCGGCTGTCAGCTCGGGCGGCCCCCGGAGTACACCGACCATCACCGGGCCAGATATACAGTCACGACGTATCAAAACCGGTTTGGAACGTGGGCGAACGCTGCAGCGGCCGCAGGGTACGACACTTCTGTGTCCGAGCCGCGCCACCCCCGGTACTATGGGCCAAACTGGACTGAACAGCGGGAGGCTGCATTACAACGCGACGCGTTCGTGTGCCAAATGCCAGGGTGTGACGTGGACCAGAAGATACATTTTGAGAAGTACGGCTGTGAGCTACACGTCCATCACATCCAGCCTCTTCGAGGCTTCACTCAGGAGTCTGGGTATGCACGATTCGACCACGCAAACACACTGAATAACCTTGTGACACTGTGCGCTGATCATCATCCAGTCTGGGAACTGATGGTACCACTCGTCCCAGATACCCGACATCTCGATGATTGA
- a CDS encoding DUF5791 family protein, with translation MLYDALADPDGATAGDLLAAYAAELATALDGDDPARVAADTGVDEDTVVAMASGDPDAVAAVRLEDAAAVLERTEGVPAHDIDYEVRDHLMMGMVTAILDVDTIAAEIDADLTGQEVQQALEGRTRLTLGELADVQALIAERSP, from the coding sequence ATGCTCTACGACGCCCTCGCCGACCCCGACGGGGCGACCGCGGGCGACCTGTTGGCCGCCTACGCGGCGGAACTGGCGACGGCTCTCGACGGCGACGACCCGGCGAGGGTCGCCGCCGACACCGGCGTCGACGAGGACACCGTCGTCGCGATGGCCTCGGGCGACCCCGACGCGGTCGCGGCCGTGCGGCTGGAAGACGCCGCGGCCGTCCTCGAACGCACGGAGGGAGTGCCCGCCCACGACATCGACTACGAGGTGCGCGACCACCTGATGATGGGAATGGTGACCGCGATCCTCGACGTCGACACCATCGCCGCCGAGATCGACGCCGACCTCACCGGACAGGAGGTCCAGCAGGCGCTGGAAGGACGAACCAGACTGACGCTCGGCGAACTGGCCGACGTCCAGGCGCTCATCGCCGAGCGCAGCCCCTGA
- a CDS encoding amino acid ABC transporter permease — MATDTGRTGERDRGFLERLNDRAFRRLGVVGTTVFALGVAAFIAYILFVQVDYALLVNIVYPQFTFAFLRVIGIVVVSSVLSVIAGVLVGLARVSQTRVTSSIAKSYIEFFRGTPLLFQLFVIYLGIPQLWPPGQFPIQGFNYYAAVIGLTLNHAAYVGEALRGGIESIPDGQMEAARSLGMSYIQSMREVILPQAWRNSLAAIGNDQVILVKDTSLLTVLAIPELLSAFRQVNSATFDAWTPIVLVAVAYLLITVPLGKVIRTLEERADPATHGGDD, encoded by the coding sequence ATGGCGACAGACACCGGGCGCACGGGCGAGCGGGACCGCGGCTTCCTCGAACGGCTGAACGACCGGGCGTTCCGTCGCCTCGGTGTCGTCGGGACGACGGTGTTCGCGCTCGGCGTCGCCGCGTTCATCGCGTACATCCTGTTCGTCCAGGTCGACTACGCGCTGTTGGTCAACATCGTCTACCCGCAGTTCACGTTCGCGTTCCTGCGCGTCATCGGGATCGTCGTGGTCTCCAGCGTGCTGTCGGTGATCGCGGGCGTGCTGGTCGGGCTGGCGCGCGTCTCACAGACACGCGTGACGAGTTCGATCGCCAAGAGCTACATCGAGTTCTTCCGGGGGACGCCGCTTTTGTTCCAGCTGTTCGTCATCTACCTGGGCATCCCGCAGCTGTGGCCGCCGGGACAGTTCCCCATCCAGGGGTTCAACTACTACGCGGCGGTGATCGGGCTGACGCTCAACCACGCCGCCTACGTCGGCGAGGCGCTCCGGGGCGGCATCGAGTCGATCCCGGACGGCCAGATGGAGGCCGCGCGATCGCTGGGGATGAGCTACATCCAGTCGATGCGCGAGGTCATCCTCCCGCAGGCGTGGCGCAACTCGCTGGCCGCCATCGGCAACGACCAGGTGATCCTCGTGAAGGACACCTCGCTGTTGACCGTGCTGGCGATCCCGGAACTGCTCTCGGCGTTCCGGCAGGTCAACTCCGCGACGTTCGACGCGTGGACGCCCATCGTCCTCGTCGCGGTCGCGTACCTGCTGATCACCGTCCCGCTCGGGAAGGTGATCCGGACGCTGGAGGAGCGTGCAGACCCCGCGACCCACGGAGGTGACGACTGA
- a CDS encoding DHH family phosphoesterase, which produces MAQVSTRAFQESWDAVSANPRLVVAVAGGALALVAALALYRRLRRSPGERFRGLLAGRDSVSVLLHPNPDADAMATGIAVAELADSVDTEATIQYPGQVRRQENRAFRTVLDVELDPIDHVSDLSSEAVILVDHNVARGFAGADGVLPFAVVDHHPGEGSGEAYTDVRTDYGASASILAEYFRDTGATPIPPDAHETEVTGASLSTRTATGLLYGILSDTNRLTRGASAADFSAAAYLQPGVDEDKLERIADPAVSTEALDVKARAIAGREVRGSFAVSDVGRVSNVDAIPQAADELVGLEGVTAVVVVGEKDGTIHLSGRSRDDRVHMGRALEGAVSDVSSASAGGHARMGGGQIGPQVTADGSEEVPVLGREELLDRLFDAMDGER; this is translated from the coding sequence ATGGCACAGGTGAGCACGCGGGCGTTCCAAGAGAGCTGGGACGCGGTGTCGGCCAATCCGCGCCTCGTCGTCGCCGTCGCCGGCGGCGCGCTCGCGCTCGTCGCCGCGCTCGCGCTGTACCGGCGTCTGCGGCGGTCGCCGGGCGAACGCTTCCGCGGCCTGCTCGCGGGACGCGACTCCGTCAGCGTGCTCCTCCACCCGAACCCCGACGCCGACGCGATGGCGACCGGGATCGCGGTCGCGGAACTGGCAGACAGCGTCGACACCGAGGCGACGATCCAGTACCCCGGACAGGTCCGCAGACAGGAGAACCGCGCGTTCCGGACGGTGCTCGACGTGGAGTTGGACCCCATCGACCACGTCTCGGATCTGTCCTCGGAGGCAGTGATCCTCGTCGACCACAACGTCGCCCGCGGCTTCGCGGGCGCCGACGGGGTGCTCCCGTTCGCGGTCGTCGACCACCACCCGGGCGAAGGGAGCGGCGAGGCGTACACCGACGTCCGCACCGACTACGGCGCCTCGGCGAGCATCCTCGCGGAGTACTTCCGGGACACCGGCGCGACGCCCATCCCGCCGGACGCCCACGAGACGGAGGTGACGGGCGCGAGCCTGTCGACGCGGACGGCGACGGGGCTGCTGTACGGCATCCTCTCGGACACGAACCGGCTGACGCGGGGCGCGAGCGCGGCGGATTTCTCGGCGGCGGCGTACCTCCAGCCGGGCGTCGACGAGGACAAACTCGAACGCATCGCCGACCCCGCCGTCTCCACGGAGGCGCTCGACGTGAAAGCCCGCGCCATCGCGGGACGGGAGGTGCGCGGCTCCTTCGCCGTCAGCGACGTGGGGCGCGTCTCCAACGTCGACGCCATCCCGCAAGCGGCCGACGAGTTGGTCGGGCTGGAGGGCGTCACCGCCGTCGTCGTCGTCGGCGAGAAGGACGGGACGATCCACCTCTCTGGACGCTCGCGAGACGACCGCGTCCACATGGGCCGGGCGCTGGAGGGCGCCGTGAGCGACGTGTCCAGCGCCTCCGCGGGCGGCCACGCCCGGATGGGCGGCGGCCAGATCGGTCCGCAGGTGACCGCCGACGGCAGCGAGGAGGTCCCCGTCCTCGGGCGCGAGGAACTGCTCGACCGCCTGTTCGACGCGATGGACGGCGAGCGGTAA
- a CDS encoding DUF6653 family protein, whose amino-acid sequence MSPLRPGIDGELLWRRHENPVSVWWFVLLYPVFVLAIYRRSLSLGGVVVCSLAANALAVPPPNTDDAWATRVVRGERAWLDRGVFTAPVDLACVAVGGVVNLWTLRAAVNRRPVATVVGSVASLALMFLFFDRMAAHYDATTDFRA is encoded by the coding sequence ATGAGTCCGCTCCGACCCGGAATCGACGGCGAGTTGCTCTGGCGCCGACACGAGAATCCGGTCAGCGTCTGGTGGTTCGTCCTCCTGTACCCCGTGTTCGTGCTGGCGATATACCGGCGGAGCCTGTCGCTGGGTGGCGTCGTCGTCTGTTCGTTGGCGGCGAACGCGCTCGCGGTGCCGCCGCCGAACACCGACGACGCGTGGGCGACCCGCGTGGTTCGCGGTGAGCGAGCGTGGCTCGACCGAGGGGTGTTCACCGCGCCAGTCGACCTCGCGTGCGTCGCGGTCGGCGGGGTGGTCAACCTGTGGACGCTTCGGGCAGCGGTGAATCGCCGGCCGGTCGCCACCGTCGTCGGGAGCGTCGCGTCGCTGGCGCTGATGTTCCTGTTCTTCGACCGGATGGCCGCACACTACGACGCGACGACGGACTTCCGGGCGTAG
- a CDS encoding SDR family oxidoreductase: protein MHVTVVGCGYVGLELARQLVDRDHEVVGVRRSESGLAAVAETGAEPVAADATDPDSLTALPDTDAVVFAASSGGRGADAAREVYVEGLRTVVAEYGDRTDGPDRLVYTSSTGVHGDHGGDWVDESTPLDPTTEKTRVLAEAERVALEETAAVDIDGTVARFAGLYGPDRYRLSRYVEGPVTEGYLNMVHRDDAAGAVRFLLESDRARGEPVLVVDDEPVDKWAFADWLADECGVERPEKQTKAERIAEGDLSAAAERRIRTSKRCSNDYLRELGYEFRFPTFREGYRAAIDAALAE from the coding sequence ATGCACGTCACCGTCGTCGGCTGCGGCTACGTCGGACTCGAACTCGCCCGCCAGCTCGTCGACCGCGACCACGAGGTCGTCGGCGTCCGTCGGTCGGAGTCGGGGCTGGCGGCCGTCGCGGAGACGGGCGCGGAGCCGGTCGCCGCCGACGCGACCGACCCCGACTCGCTGACCGCCCTCCCCGACACGGACGCGGTCGTGTTCGCCGCCAGCTCCGGCGGGCGCGGCGCCGACGCCGCCCGCGAGGTGTACGTCGAGGGGCTGCGGACCGTCGTCGCCGAGTACGGCGACCGTACCGACGGCCCGGACCGCCTCGTGTACACCTCCAGTACCGGCGTCCACGGCGACCACGGCGGCGACTGGGTCGACGAGTCGACGCCGTTGGACCCGACGACCGAGAAGACCCGCGTGCTCGCGGAGGCCGAGCGCGTCGCGTTGGAGGAGACCGCCGCCGTCGACATCGACGGCACCGTCGCCCGCTTCGCCGGGCTGTACGGTCCCGACCGCTACCGGCTGTCGCGCTACGTGGAGGGACCGGTCACCGAGGGGTACCTGAACATGGTCCACCGCGACGACGCGGCCGGAGCCGTCCGGTTCCTCCTGGAGAGCGACCGTGCGCGGGGGGAGCCGGTGCTCGTCGTCGACGACGAGCCGGTCGACAAGTGGGCGTTCGCCGACTGGCTGGCCGACGAGTGCGGCGTCGAGCGCCCCGAGAAGCAAACGAAAGCCGAGCGGATCGCCGAGGGGGACCTGTCGGCGGCGGCCGAACGACGCATCCGGACGAGCAAGCGCTGCTCGAACGACTACCTCCGCGAACTCGGCTACGAGTTCCGGTTCCCGACGTTTCGGGAGGGGTATCGAGCAGCTATCGACGCGGCGCTCGCCGAGTAA
- a CDS encoding helix-turn-helix domain-containing protein, which translates to MREEVDAGDAVGDGAADEVASVAAVLDDAHARAILVNTAREPLSVDELVERVDGSRSTVYRRAQRLAELDLVAESREIDPDGHHFTTYRARLDRVTIDLDGDGFAINVDRRAVEDDAVDRLNRLFERLNGP; encoded by the coding sequence ATGCGTGAGGAGGTCGACGCGGGCGACGCCGTCGGCGACGGCGCGGCCGACGAAGTGGCGTCGGTCGCCGCCGTCCTCGACGACGCCCACGCGAGAGCGATCCTCGTCAACACCGCCCGCGAGCCGCTGTCGGTCGACGAACTCGTCGAGCGGGTCGACGGCTCGCGCTCCACGGTGTACCGGCGCGCCCAGCGGCTGGCGGAGCTGGACCTCGTGGCCGAGAGCCGCGAGATCGACCCCGACGGCCACCACTTCACCACCTACCGCGCCCGGCTCGACCGGGTGACGATCGACCTCGACGGCGACGGCTTCGCGATCAACGTCGACCGACGCGCGGTCGAAGACGACGCCGTCGACCGCCTGAACCGACTGTTCGAACGGCTCAACGGACCATGA
- a CDS encoding basic amino acid ABC transporter substrate-binding protein, whose amino-acid sequence MDRRTYIKSAGAAGAGLALTGCLGGGGDGSETITIGSDIPYRPFEYETTDGELTGFDVDIAQAVFTDELGYEHEFVQTSFDTIIPSLNNGNFRVIMSAMTINDERDEEVDFSDPYFTAYQTIVVREDSDIASEEDMAGVRVGVQKGTTGAAAAQSLKEDLGGDLEINEYDQIPDAFSALLNNQVDAVINDNTVSAEFVNGEGEGQVRFVEGEGAASEAGQEAPPYLTLTVENYGIAFREDDDELLEEVNGALATIKDNGTYDEIYSEYFAG is encoded by the coding sequence ATGGATAGACGTACATACATCAAGTCCGCGGGCGCAGCGGGCGCCGGCCTGGCTCTCACCGGCTGCCTCGGCGGCGGCGGTGACGGCAGCGAGACGATCACCATCGGCTCGGACATCCCGTACCGGCCGTTCGAGTACGAGACGACCGACGGGGAGCTGACCGGCTTCGACGTCGACATCGCGCAGGCGGTGTTCACCGACGAACTCGGCTACGAGCACGAGTTCGTCCAGACGTCGTTCGACACGATCATCCCGTCGCTGAACAACGGGAACTTCCGCGTCATCATGTCCGCGATGACGATCAACGACGAGCGCGACGAGGAGGTCGACTTCTCGGACCCGTACTTCACGGCGTACCAGACCATCGTCGTGCGCGAGGACTCCGACATCGCCTCCGAGGAGGACATGGCGGGCGTCCGCGTCGGCGTCCAGAAGGGCACCACCGGCGCCGCCGCCGCCCAGTCGCTCAAGGAGGATCTGGGCGGCGACCTCGAGATCAACGAGTACGACCAGATCCCCGACGCGTTCAGCGCCCTGCTGAACAACCAGGTCGACGCGGTCATCAACGACAACACCGTCAGCGCGGAGTTCGTCAACGGCGAGGGCGAGGGGCAGGTCCGCTTCGTCGAGGGCGAAGGTGCCGCCAGCGAAGCCGGCCAAGAGGCGCCGCCGTACCTCACGCTCACCGTCGAGAACTACGGGATCGCGTTCCGCGAGGACGACGACGAACTCCTCGAGGAGGTCAACGGCGCGCTGGCGACGATCAAGGACAACGGGACGTACGACGAGATCTACAGCGAGTACTTCGCCGGGTAA
- a CDS encoding amino acid ABC transporter ATP-binding protein encodes MALLEFEQVNKYFGETHVLKDIDLEIDEQEVAVVVGPSGSGKSTLLRCTNRLEEIQSGEIRLDGVPLTDPDADINRLRQRIGMVFQSFNLFPHKTALENVALAPIKVKGVTREEAEADARELLERVGLGAQTGSYPSQLSGGQQQRVAIARALAMDPEVMLFDEVTSALDPELVGEVLEVMRDLADEGMTMMVVTHEMGFAREVADTITLMADGEIVERTPPAQFFEQPTTERGQRFLSKLL; translated from the coding sequence ATGGCCCTACTGGAGTTCGAGCAGGTGAACAAGTACTTCGGCGAGACGCACGTGCTGAAGGACATCGACCTGGAGATCGACGAACAGGAGGTCGCCGTCGTCGTCGGTCCCTCCGGGTCCGGGAAGTCGACGCTGCTGCGGTGTACGAACCGGCTCGAGGAGATCCAGTCCGGCGAGATCCGGCTGGACGGCGTCCCGCTCACCGACCCGGACGCGGACATCAACCGCCTCCGCCAGCGCATCGGGATGGTGTTCCAGTCGTTCAACCTCTTCCCGCACAAGACGGCGCTGGAGAACGTCGCGCTCGCCCCGATCAAGGTGAAGGGCGTGACCCGCGAGGAGGCCGAGGCGGACGCCCGCGAACTCCTCGAACGGGTCGGGCTGGGCGCACAGACCGGCTCGTACCCGAGTCAGCTCTCGGGCGGCCAGCAACAGCGGGTCGCCATCGCCCGCGCGCTGGCGATGGACCCCGAGGTCATGCTGTTCGACGAGGTGACGAGCGCGCTCGACCCCGAACTCGTCGGGGAAGTGCTGGAGGTCATGCGCGACCTCGCCGACGAGGGGATGACCATGATGGTCGTCACCCACGAGATGGGGTTCGCTCGCGAGGTCGCCGACACGATCACGCTGATGGCCGACGGCGAGATCGTCGAGCGGACGCCGCCGGCGCAGTTCTTCGAACAGCCGACGACCGAGCGCGGGCAGCGGTTCCTCTCGAAGCTGTTGTAG
- a CDS encoding COX15/CtaA family protein encodes MSRGPDWLSFRRYAAFTTGMALTLISLGIYTAATGAGLACAQQWPLCDGGVLPQSIPSFIEWFHRLWAMITGFFILGAAVWAWVDRARLAPRTRYAATLATVLTPLQAVFGAITVTLNGALPGGYSAPVHAAHFLTGFSIFALLSYTTLTAYEGRLSRDALSRSRVAVGVALGSLLLAWVFSRIDPVSSYSPPEQAVFYAVALIAFGSLLAATMWLRELGELVPRAATAAAGALLFVGMVLGRDIVVYSAGVRFVNWLVVALAVAATAVAAWALRGVEPDVEQPVYGSTDD; translated from the coding sequence ATGTCACGCGGACCCGACTGGCTCTCGTTCCGTCGGTACGCGGCGTTCACCACCGGGATGGCGCTGACGCTCATCTCGCTGGGCATCTACACCGCCGCGACCGGCGCCGGCCTGGCCTGTGCCCAACAGTGGCCGCTGTGTGACGGCGGGGTGCTCCCGCAGTCGATCCCGTCGTTCATCGAGTGGTTCCACCGGCTGTGGGCGATGATCACCGGCTTCTTCATCCTCGGCGCGGCGGTGTGGGCGTGGGTCGACCGCGCCCGCCTCGCGCCGCGGACCCGCTACGCGGCGACGCTCGCGACCGTCCTCACCCCGCTGCAGGCTGTGTTCGGCGCGATCACGGTGACGCTCAACGGCGCGCTCCCGGGCGGCTACTCCGCTCCCGTCCACGCGGCGCACTTCCTGACGGGCTTCTCCATCTTCGCGCTGCTGTCGTACACGACGCTGACGGCGTACGAGGGGCGACTCTCGCGCGACGCGCTCTCGCGGAGCCGCGTCGCCGTCGGCGTCGCGCTCGGGTCGTTGCTGCTCGCGTGGGTGTTCTCTCGGATCGACCCGGTGTCCTCCTACAGCCCGCCCGAACAGGCGGTGTTCTACGCTGTCGCGCTGATTGCGTTCGGCAGCCTTCTGGCGGCGACCATGTGGCTGCGCGAACTCGGCGAACTGGTGCCGCGGGCGGCGACGGCCGCGGCCGGGGCGCTGCTGTTCGTCGGGATGGTGCTCGGGCGCGACATCGTCGTCTACTCCGCGGGCGTGCGGTTCGTGAACTGGCTCGTGGTCGCGTTGGCGGTGGCGGCCACGGCGGTCGCGGCGTGGGCGTTGCGCGGCGTCGAACCGGACGTCGAGCAGCCGGTGTACGGGTCGACCGACGACTGA
- a CDS encoding aldo/keto reductase, whose translation MATSSGTWGYRDRFGDRFGRTYFRRFGPGVVSSVGAGTYLGDPTDAVDDRYREALSTALANGVNLVDTASNYRCGRSERVVGEALADSGVDRESVVVASKAGFLPFDGERPADPSRYVRETFVDTGLVDPADLANGSHTIAPEFLDAMLDRSLEATGLETLDCYYVHNPETQLAVRDRDAVYDRLEAAFETLEARRAAGDVGVYGVASWEAFRVPADHDAHLDLAAVLARAERAAETVGAGDRAGEDGDGGDGDGVAHGFRAVQLPFNVRMADAFTVAAHDADADDGPVSALEFCHREGLSVFASASIGQGELAREGAIPDDVAARLAGDTPAQRALNFARSAPAVTAALVGCGSVDHVRENVAAGTFDPLGASAFDAVFE comes from the coding sequence ATGGCAACTTCGAGCGGGACGTGGGGGTACCGCGACCGCTTCGGCGACCGCTTCGGTCGCACCTACTTCCGCCGGTTCGGTCCCGGCGTCGTCTCCAGCGTCGGCGCCGGCACGTACCTCGGCGACCCGACCGACGCCGTCGACGACCGCTACCGCGAGGCGCTGTCGACGGCGCTCGCCAACGGCGTCAACCTCGTCGACACCGCGAGCAACTACCGCTGTGGCCGGTCCGAGCGAGTCGTCGGCGAGGCGCTCGCCGACAGCGGGGTCGACCGCGAGTCGGTCGTCGTCGCGAGCAAGGCGGGGTTCCTCCCGTTCGACGGCGAGCGTCCCGCCGACCCCTCGCGGTACGTCCGCGAGACGTTCGTCGACACCGGACTGGTCGACCCTGCGGACCTAGCCAACGGTAGCCACACCATCGCCCCCGAGTTCCTCGACGCGATGCTCGACCGCTCGCTGGAGGCGACGGGGCTGGAGACGCTCGACTGCTACTACGTCCACAACCCCGAGACGCAGTTGGCCGTCCGCGACCGCGACGCCGTGTACGACCGACTGGAGGCGGCGTTCGAGACGCTAGAGGCGCGGCGGGCCGCCGGCGACGTCGGCGTCTACGGCGTCGCGTCGTGGGAGGCGTTCCGCGTCCCGGCCGACCACGACGCCCACCTCGACCTCGCGGCGGTGCTCGCGCGGGCCGAACGCGCCGCCGAGACGGTCGGTGCCGGCGACCGCGCCGGCGAGGACGGCGACGGTGGCGACGGCGACGGCGTCGCCCACGGGTTCCGCGCGGTCCAACTCCCGTTCAACGTCCGCATGGCCGACGCGTTCACCGTGGCCGCACACGACGCCGACGCGGACGACGGTCCGGTGAGCGCGCTGGAGTTCTGCCACCGCGAGGGGCTGTCCGTGTTCGCCTCCGCGAGCATCGGGCAGGGCGAACTCGCCCGCGAGGGCGCGATCCCCGACGACGTGGCGGCGCGGCTCGCGGGCGACACTCCCGCACAGCGGGCGCTCAACTTCGCCCGCTCGGCGCCCGCGGTCACGGCGGCGCTGGTCGGCTGTGGCAGCGTCGACCACGTCCGCGAGAACGTCGCCGCGGGGACGTTCGACCCGTTGGGGGCGTCGGCGTTCGACGCGGTGTTCGAGTAG
- a CDS encoding tubulin/FtsZ family protein, producing MKTVLIGVGQAGGKVTSSLVEFDHDMGFNAIRGALAVNSAKADLQPLSIDTVLVGQDRVKGHGVGGDNELGAEVMQADAGEVMAALDGRITAEAEAIVVVAGLGGGTGSGGAPVLAKELNRVYEMPVYAIGILPGRGEGAMYQVNAGRSLKTLVREADATILVDNDAWHSSGESLEEGFDSINDSIARRIGLLFASGENVEGVGESVVDTSEVINTLRSGGVAALGYASAKADDDPDTNINVVTSVTRNALLTGTSLPNATKADSALLVVAGKPERISRKGVERARKWVEEETGSMQVRGGDFPLDSERLAALVLLGGVERSTRMEEFMRRAKEAREETKRQASEREDTDKLFQNDDLDSLI from the coding sequence ATGAAGACGGTCCTCATCGGCGTCGGTCAAGCCGGCGGCAAGGTCACCTCCTCGCTGGTCGAGTTCGACCACGACATGGGCTTCAACGCGATCCGGGGGGCGCTGGCGGTCAACAGCGCGAAGGCGGATCTCCAGCCGCTGTCCATCGACACGGTCCTCGTGGGACAAGACCGGGTGAAGGGGCACGGCGTCGGCGGCGACAACGAACTGGGCGCGGAAGTGATGCAGGCGGACGCGGGCGAGGTGATGGCCGCGCTCGACGGCCGGATCACGGCGGAGGCGGAGGCGATCGTCGTGGTCGCCGGGCTGGGGGGCGGCACCGGCTCGGGCGGAGCGCCGGTGTTGGCGAAGGAACTCAACCGGGTGTACGAGATGCCCGTCTACGCGATCGGTATCCTCCCCGGCCGCGGCGAGGGGGCGATGTACCAGGTGAACGCCGGACGCTCGCTGAAGACGCTGGTTCGCGAGGCGGACGCGACGATCCTCGTCGACAACGACGCGTGGCACTCCTCCGGCGAGAGTCTCGAGGAAGGGTTCGACAGCATCAACGACTCCATCGCCCGGCGCATCGGCTTGCTGTTCGCCTCCGGGGAGAACGTCGAGGGCGTGGGCGAGTCGGTCGTCGACACCTCGGAGGTGATCAACACGCTCCGATCGGGCGGCGTCGCCGCGCTCGGTTACGCCAGCGCGAAGGCCGACGACGACCCGGACACGAACATCAACGTCGTCACGAGCGTCACGCGCAACGCGCTCCTCACCGGGACGAGCCTGCCGAACGCGACGAAAGCCGACTCCGCGCTGTTGGTGGTCGCCGGCAAGCCAGAGCGCATCTCGCGCAAGGGTGTCGAACGGGCGCGCAAGTGGGTCGAAGAGGAGACCGGGTCGATGCAGGTCCGCGGCGGCGACTTCCCGCTCGACTCCGAGCGTCTCGCGGCGCTGGTCCTCCTCGGGGGCGTCGAACGCTCCACACGGATGGAGGAGTTCATGCGCCGCGCGAAGGAGGCCCGCGAGGAGACGAAACGGCAGGCCTCGGAGCGCGAGGACACGGACAAACTGTTCCAGAACGACGACCTCGACAGCCTGATCTGA